From one uncultured Bacteroides sp. genomic stretch:
- a CDS encoding BT4734/BF3469 family protein, whose amino-acid sequence MKATQFKGLLRRETQRNVKLSALMENIKAGTEEQLVINLRHSLQYVNRTVHCTAVDKLPKLCFAAEFKKADARQEMIHYNGVVLLEIDRLAGVEEAEAVRDEVARLPHTLAAFIGSSGKSVKLLVSFIRPDDSLPQTETDAELFHAHAYRKAVRFYEELISYKVTLKRPSLNRCCRYSCDSGLFFNPETNPILMKQPCEVNAELINEGTVYGENDSLLRLMPGQQYRSVVSSLFESSLQAVYEEMGGFPQEEDIKPFLVALAGNCFKSGVPEEDVVKGAMLHFDLLKREMELRLTVHNVYLGGKNFGGKPCLTAEQQLAVKTEEFMDRRYEFRHNTQTTGMEYRERNSFVFDFRPVTQRVFNSIALNAQKEGIQLWDRDVTRYIFSDRTPLFAPIEDYLFKLPAWDGKDRIRLLADAVPCENKYWRDFFHRWFLCMVAHWQGMDKQYANSTSPLLVGKQGYKKSTFCLSIVPPELRAYYTDSIDFGSKRDAELYLNRFALISIDEFDQITVGQQAFLKHILQKPVVKTRKPNQSVVQELRRYASFIATSNHYDLLTDTSGGRRYICIEVTDIIKIPKDINYEQLYAQAVSEIQSGERYWFDTEDEAVLMAGNEKFEVQPPAEQLFLQYYRAAGKNEPCEKLLASDILIRLQKKSGFKLSATKITTFGRILSKLKIPQTSSNKGRLYNVVEC is encoded by the coding sequence ATGAAAGCAACACAATTTAAAGGCTTATTGAGAAGAGAAACACAGCGAAATGTAAAACTATCTGCATTGATGGAAAATATCAAAGCAGGGACGGAAGAACAACTTGTTATTAATTTACGACATTCTTTACAATATGTAAATAGGACGGTTCATTGCACGGCGGTTGATAAATTGCCTAAGTTGTGTTTTGCAGCGGAATTTAAGAAGGCTGATGCACGGCAGGAAATGATTCATTATAATGGTGTGGTTTTACTGGAGATTGACCGCCTGGCGGGAGTGGAGGAAGCTGAGGCGGTAAGAGATGAAGTGGCGCGCTTGCCGCATACACTTGCTGCGTTTATTGGTTCCAGCGGGAAAAGTGTGAAACTGCTTGTCTCTTTTATCCGCCCCGATGATTCTTTACCGCAGACAGAAACGGATGCGGAGCTGTTTCATGCGCATGCGTATCGCAAGGCTGTGAGGTTTTACGAGGAACTGATATCCTATAAGGTAACGTTGAAACGTCCGTCATTGAATCGTTGCTGTCGTTATTCCTGTGATTCGGGCCTGTTCTTTAATCCCGAAACGAATCCCATCCTCATGAAACAGCCTTGCGAAGTGAATGCAGAGCTTATTAATGAGGGTACAGTGTATGGTGAAAATGATTCGTTACTGAGGCTGATGCCGGGGCAGCAGTACAGAAGTGTGGTTTCTTCCTTGTTCGAATCTTCGTTGCAGGCTGTTTATGAGGAGATGGGAGGCTTTCCGCAGGAGGAAGATATAAAGCCGTTTCTGGTGGCTCTGGCGGGGAACTGTTTTAAGTCGGGTGTGCCGGAGGAAGATGTGGTGAAGGGGGCAATGCTTCATTTTGATCTTCTTAAGAGGGAAATGGAGTTGAGGCTGACGGTTCATAATGTGTATCTGGGTGGAAAGAATTTTGGTGGCAAACCATGCCTGACTGCCGAGCAGCAGCTGGCTGTGAAGACGGAGGAGTTTATGGACCGCCGTTATGAGTTCCGCCACAATACGCAGACTACCGGAATGGAGTACAGGGAACGCAATTCATTTGTTTTTGATTTCCGCCCCGTAACGCAGAGGGTGTTTAACAGTATTGCGCTCAATGCTCAGAAGGAGGGCATACAGTTATGGGACAGAGATGTGACGCGCTATATCTTTTCTGACCGCACTCCGCTGTTTGCTCCTATTGAGGATTACCTGTTTAAACTTCCTGCATGGGATGGGAAAGACCGCATTCGTCTGCTGGCAGATGCTGTGCCGTGTGAGAATAAATATTGGCGCGATTTTTTTCATCGCTGGTTTCTGTGCATGGTGGCTCACTGGCAGGGAATGGATAAACAGTATGCAAACAGTACATCGCCCTTACTTGTTGGAAAACAGGGATACAAGAAATCAACGTTCTGCCTTAGCATAGTTCCGCCAGAGTTGCGTGCGTATTACACGGACAGTATTGATTTTGGCAGTAAGCGGGATGCCGAACTTTATCTCAATCGGTTTGCTTTGATAAGCATCGATGAGTTCGATCAGATAACTGTTGGTCAGCAGGCATTTCTGAAACATATACTTCAGAAGCCGGTGGTTAAAACACGCAAGCCCAACCAAAGTGTTGTGCAGGAGTTGCGCCGCTATGCTTCGTTTATTGCCACAAGCAATCATTACGATTTGCTGACAGATACTTCCGGTGGCCGCCGGTATATCTGTATAGAGGTAACGGACATTATAAAAATTCCGAAGGATATAAACTATGAACAGCTCTATGCGCAGGCAGTGAGTGAAATTCAGAGTGGAGAGCGTTATTGGTTTGACACTGAGGACGAGGCTGTTCTGATGGCCGGTAATGAGAAATTTGAAGTACAGCCTCCTGCCGAACAGCTTTTCTTGCAGTACTATCGTGCAGCCGGAAAGAATGA